Proteins encoded within one genomic window of Cucumis sativus cultivar 9930 chromosome 3, Cucumber_9930_V3, whole genome shotgun sequence:
- the LOC101207537 gene encoding beta-amyrin 11-oxidase isoform X2, protein MELMINWLLLIVPFVGFVLGFGVLKRLNNLYYALKLGKKWDELPPGDLSWPLIGSTLSFLKYFTFGPPERFIGEFSRRYGKVGMYKTHIFGKPTIIVCKPELCRQVLTDEAKFIPGYPTTMKTLFGKKSLHAVTKEEHRKLRRLITTPISSHAALEMYIDHIERTVISGLEEWSSMEKPLELLTTIKQLTFKVIWNIFMGSTPIKSTSIREMETFNDDIVLGFFTMPINFPGFSFHKALLARKGLHEILQSILDEKRTVKKSKGENWEAKDMMDLLMEVRDEDGEGFDDETITEMIFSMLFGGQETSAFTSMWAVLFLTDNPHIFQKAKEEQEDIIKRRASTQTGVIDETLGLSSIAFATFREATVDAEINGKIIPKGWKVILWLRELYMDEKLHPSPLQFNPSRWDNFIGSPGAFTPFGLGVRMCPGRDLARIEISIFLHYFILNYKVERLNPECQLNYLPISYPTDKCLARVMKAPSKTD, encoded by the exons atggAGTTGATGATAAATTGGTTGTTGTTGATCGTTCCTTTCGTGGGTTTTGTTTTAGGGTTTGGGGTTTTGAAGAGATTGAATAATTTGTATTATGCATTGAAATTAGGGAAGAAATGGGATGAACTTCCTCCCGGTGATCTATCTTGGCCACTTATTGGTTCTACTCTATCCTTTCTCAAATATTTCACTTTTGGTCCACCAGAACGTTTCATTGGTGAATTCTCAAGAAG ATATGGGAAAGTTGGTATGTACAAAACtcatatatttggaaaaccaACTATAATTGTCTGCAAACCTGAATTATGTCGTCAAGTATTAACGGATGAAGCTAAGTTCATTCCTGGTTATCCCACAACCATGAAAACCTTATTTGGTAAAAAATCACTGCATGCAGTCACGAAGGAGGAGCATCGGAAGCTCCGACGGCTAATAACGACACCGATCAGCAGCCACGCCGCACTTGAGATGTACATTGATCATATTGAACGCACAGTGATTAGTGGGTTGGAGGAATGGTCAAGCATGGAGAAGCCATTGGAGTTGTTAACAACGATAAAGCAACTTACCTTCAAAGTCATTTGGAACATTTTTATGGGTTCAACTCCAATAAAAAGCACTTCTATAAGAGAAATGGAGACTTTTAATGATGATATTGTACTTGGGTTCTTCACTATGCCAATCAACTTTCCTGGCTTCTCCTTCCATAAAGCACTCCTG gCTAGAAAAGGATTGCATGAAATACTTCAATCAATTCTGGATGAGAAGAGAACAGTGAAGAAAAGCAAAGGGGAAAATTGGGAAGCAAAAGATATGATGGATTTGTTGATGGAAGTGAGAGATGAGGATGGTGAAGGATTTGATGATGAGACCATTACAGAGATGATTTTTAGTATGCTATTTGGAGGCCAAGAGACTTCAGCTTTCACTTCAATGTGGGCAGTTTTGTTTCTTACAGATAATCcacatatatttcaaaaggCCAAG GAAGAACAAGAAGATATCATTAAAAGAAGAGCATCGACACAAACGGGT GTAATAGATGAGACGCTTGGCCTAAGTAGTATTGCATTTGCTACTTTCCGTGAGGCAACAGTTGACGCTGAAATTAACG GTAAAATAATACCAAAGGGATGGAAAGTCATACTTTGGCTTCGAGAGCTTTACATGGACGAAAAACTACATCCTTCCCCTCTACAGTTCAATCCTTCAAGATGGGAT AATTTCATCGGAAGTCCAGGTGCTTTTACTCCCTTTGGATTAGGAGTTAGGATGTGCCCGGGACGTGATCTAGCTAGAATCGAGATCTCAATTTTCCTTCATTATTTTATCCTCAACTACAA GGTTGAGCGACTTAATCCTGAATGCCAATTGAATTACTTGCCCATTTCTTATCCTACAGACAAATGTCTGGCAAGAGTCATGAAAGCTCCATCAAAAACCGACTAA
- the LOC101207537 gene encoding beta-amyrin 11-oxidase isoform X1: MELMINWLLLIVPFVGFVLGFGVLKRLNNLYYALKLGKKWDELPPGDLSWPLIGSTLSFLKYFTFGPPERFIGEFSRRYGKVGMYKTHIFGKPTIIVCKPELCRQVLTDEAKFIPGYPTTMKTLFGKKSLHAVTKEEHRKLRRLITTPISSHAALEMYIDHIERTVISGLEEWSSMEKPLELLTTIKQLTFKVIWNIFMGSTPIKSTSIREMETFNDDIVLGFFTMPINFPGFSFHKALLARKGLHEILQSILDEKRTVKKSKGENWEAKDMMDLLMEVRDEDGEGFDDETITEMIFSMLFGGQETSAFTSMWAVLFLTDNPHIFQKAKEEQEDIIKRRASTQTGVSLSEIKQMKFLSQVIDETLGLSSIAFATFREATVDAEINGKIIPKGWKVILWLRELYMDEKLHPSPLQFNPSRWDNFIGSPGAFTPFGLGVRMCPGRDLARIEISIFLHYFILNYKVERLNPECQLNYLPISYPTDKCLARVMKAPSKTD, translated from the exons atggAGTTGATGATAAATTGGTTGTTGTTGATCGTTCCTTTCGTGGGTTTTGTTTTAGGGTTTGGGGTTTTGAAGAGATTGAATAATTTGTATTATGCATTGAAATTAGGGAAGAAATGGGATGAACTTCCTCCCGGTGATCTATCTTGGCCACTTATTGGTTCTACTCTATCCTTTCTCAAATATTTCACTTTTGGTCCACCAGAACGTTTCATTGGTGAATTCTCAAGAAG ATATGGGAAAGTTGGTATGTACAAAACtcatatatttggaaaaccaACTATAATTGTCTGCAAACCTGAATTATGTCGTCAAGTATTAACGGATGAAGCTAAGTTCATTCCTGGTTATCCCACAACCATGAAAACCTTATTTGGTAAAAAATCACTGCATGCAGTCACGAAGGAGGAGCATCGGAAGCTCCGACGGCTAATAACGACACCGATCAGCAGCCACGCCGCACTTGAGATGTACATTGATCATATTGAACGCACAGTGATTAGTGGGTTGGAGGAATGGTCAAGCATGGAGAAGCCATTGGAGTTGTTAACAACGATAAAGCAACTTACCTTCAAAGTCATTTGGAACATTTTTATGGGTTCAACTCCAATAAAAAGCACTTCTATAAGAGAAATGGAGACTTTTAATGATGATATTGTACTTGGGTTCTTCACTATGCCAATCAACTTTCCTGGCTTCTCCTTCCATAAAGCACTCCTG gCTAGAAAAGGATTGCATGAAATACTTCAATCAATTCTGGATGAGAAGAGAACAGTGAAGAAAAGCAAAGGGGAAAATTGGGAAGCAAAAGATATGATGGATTTGTTGATGGAAGTGAGAGATGAGGATGGTGAAGGATTTGATGATGAGACCATTACAGAGATGATTTTTAGTATGCTATTTGGAGGCCAAGAGACTTCAGCTTTCACTTCAATGTGGGCAGTTTTGTTTCTTACAGATAATCcacatatatttcaaaaggCCAAG GAAGAACAAGAAGATATCATTAAAAGAAGAGCATCGACACAAACGGGTGTAAGTCTCTCGGagattaaacaaatgaaatttctttctcag GTAATAGATGAGACGCTTGGCCTAAGTAGTATTGCATTTGCTACTTTCCGTGAGGCAACAGTTGACGCTGAAATTAACG GTAAAATAATACCAAAGGGATGGAAAGTCATACTTTGGCTTCGAGAGCTTTACATGGACGAAAAACTACATCCTTCCCCTCTACAGTTCAATCCTTCAAGATGGGAT AATTTCATCGGAAGTCCAGGTGCTTTTACTCCCTTTGGATTAGGAGTTAGGATGTGCCCGGGACGTGATCTAGCTAGAATCGAGATCTCAATTTTCCTTCATTATTTTATCCTCAACTACAA GGTTGAGCGACTTAATCCTGAATGCCAATTGAATTACTTGCCCATTTCTTATCCTACAGACAAATGTCTGGCAAGAGTCATGAAAGCTCCATCAAAAACCGACTAA